A genomic stretch from Alosa sapidissima isolate fAloSap1 chromosome 3, fAloSap1.pri, whole genome shotgun sequence includes:
- the LOC121705221 gene encoding RING finger protein 222, which yields MVYGFTLGRADRMEDLKTGVGAAETDCPICYECLTGTARTLSCSHTFCHDCLVRTLVSINNDGVITRDSIVCPICRHLTFIAKQNDPVVTNSLDAHNEKTLEVPLLDVQPVRSRSPNISPVSTSSGSFGWITRYFRGVSERFHSQGWIRPKKNPSEIFIISELGRPMKEDDISVLPATTVFVPNRTRRRRMRICTTGRCLLFLLSIFSILALITVTLPWILLA from the coding sequence ATGGTCTATGGTTTTACACTGGGACGTGCGGACAGGATGGAGGACTTGAAGACAGGTGTGGGGGCTGCAGAGACAGACTGCCCAATCTGTTACGAATGCCTCACAGGCACAGCTAGAACTCTAAGCTGTTCTCACACGTTCTGCCATGACTGCCTAGTCAGAACCTTGGTCAGCATCAACAATGATGGGGTCATCACGCGGGATAGTATTGTCTGTCCCATTTGCAGGCACCTTACATTTATCGCTAAACAAAATGATCCCGTGGTGACTAACAGCCTGGATGCACACAACGAGAAGACTTTAGAAGTGCCTTTGCTTGATGTCCAACCTGTCAGAAGTCGGTCTCCAAATATCTCACCTGTGAGTACATCTTCTGGAAGTTTTGGTTGGATTACGCGATATTTCAGAGGGGTATCTGAAAGGTTTCACTCACAGGGTTGGATCAGACCCAAGAAAAACCCATCGGAGATTTTCATCATTAGTGAACTTGGCCGACCGATGAAAGAGGACGATATAAGTGTTCTCCCAGCGACAACAGTATTTGTTCCAAATCGAACGAGGCGCAGACGCATGAGAATTTGTACAACTGGGCGATGTTTACTGTTCCTTTTATCAATTTTCTCCATTCTTGCTCTTATAACCGTAACATTACCTTGGATTCTGCTGGCATAA